In the Silene latifolia isolate original U9 population chromosome 1, ASM4854445v1, whole genome shotgun sequence genome, CCCAACCTACTCGACAATGGCATCACTCACCTTACATCACCACCACACACTCCCGAGCACAATGGGTTCGCAGAGCGTCGACACCGTCATATTGTTGAAACCGGTCTAGCCTTACTCACCCAAGCCCAAATGCCAACCAAATATTGGCCTTATGCGTTCTCCACTGCCGCCTACCTCATAAACCGTCTTCCATCTACAACACTCACTAATCAATCTCCTTACAAACTCCTCTTTGGTCAACATCCTAACTATCACAAATTACGTCCTTTCGGTTGTCTTTGCTACCCATGGTTAAAACCTTACACTAGTCACAAACTCGAACCCAAATCGGCTCCTTGTGTTTTCGTTGGCTATTCCACCACTCAAAGCGCCTATCTTTGTCTTAATCCCACAACCAATCGCCTATATACCTCGCGCCATGTCCGTTTTATCGAGCTGGAATTCCCTTACCTAAAACTATCGAACTCCACTCCTGCGCCCTTACACACCCCAAGTCAATGGTGCACCCTTACCGTCCCTCTCCTACCACCACTGGAACCACCTGCCCCTACCCTCAACCCCACTCAGCCGCTCACCCCAACCCCTATCTCCCCGCTCGACGCCCCCTGATTCGCCACTCCCTGCCTCGCCGACCCCTGCCTCATCTCCATCGCCTCCACCTCCTCCACCTCCACCACCCATTCATCGAACCCGCCTCTCTAACAACATTATCATGCCCAATCCCAAATAttttaaaaccaataaacatgccCAAACCGCCACTCTCTCCTTACCCACACCACACCCAATACGACCAAACAAGCTCTCCTTAACCCTCAATGGCGTCAAGCCATGACTGATGAATTTGACGCCCTCACCCGAAATCAAACCTGGACTCTCGTCCCACCTCACCAAGCTCCTAATGTTGTTGGTTGCAAATGGGTCTATCGCCTTAAATATAACCCCGATGGTAGTCTCAAGCAACACAAGGCTCGTCTTGTTGCTAAAGGCTTTCATCAACGCCCCGGGATTGACTACTCGGAAACGTTTAGTCCTGTTATCAAACCGACTACAATTCGATTAATTCTCACCTTCTTTGTCACGAAAAAGTGGCATTTACACCAAATTGATATCAATAATGCCTTCTTGCAGGTCGACTCACCGAACTGTTTTTATGAGTCAACCGGTGGCTTCATTGATTCTACTAATCCTTCTTACGTTTAGACTTAACAAGGCCATTTACGGCCTCAAACAAGCACCACGCGCATGGTACACCGAGTTAAAGACCTACCTGCTTACTTCAGGTTTTCGAAATTCTCTATCCGACCCCTCACTGTTTATTCTCAACACCATTCCCACAACCTTATTTGTTTTAATCTACGTTGACGATATAATAGTGACTGGACCAAATAAAACTCACATCACCAATTTTATTACTCAAATTTCACATAAATTCTCCCTCAAAGACTTAGGTCCTCTATCATATTTTTTAGGCATAGAGGTCACCCCAACCAAAACCGGATTGCATTTAAATCAAACCAAATATTTATATGATCTTCTTGTCAAATTTAAAATGGAAAATTCCAAACCCGCGTCAACCCCTATGCTTACCCACCCACCTTTACTTAAAGACACCACCGCCCCAGTCGAAAATGAGTCAGACTATCGCTCCATTGTTGGTAGTTTGCAATACCTTTCCCTCACCCGACCCGATATTGCCTTTTCGGTTAATAAATTAGCTCAATTTTTAACTCATCCCACCGTGACTCATTGGGCCGCTCTAAAGCGACTCCTTCGTTATCTCAATGGAACACTCCATCTTGGCATTCAATTAACCGCCTCGACACCGCTGTGCCTCCATGCGTTTTGCGATGCGGATTGGGGAGGTGATCCTCATGATTATCTTTCTACCACCGGTTACATCATCTACCTAGGTAGTAATCCTATTTCATGGTCCGCTAAGAAACAAAAGGCCGTTTCGTGCTCCTCCACCGAAGCTGAGTTTAGAGCCGTTGCAAGCACATCTGCCGAGCTTATATGGCTCCAAAACCTTCTGCTCGAACTCGGCATTTCAACTACTAATCCGCCGATGATATATTGTGACAATCTAAGCACTACTACCTATTCGGCTAACCCAGTTTTTCACTCACGAATGAAACATGTTGCACTTGCTTTTCATTTTGTCAAAGAACAGATTCGCAACGGTCATATTCGGGTTCAACATATTAACTGTCCGATCGGCTAGCGGATACTCTCACTAAACCGCTCCATAAGCCACGATTCCTATTGCTTTCTTCCAAGATTGGCCTTCGCTATCGCCCGTCCATCTTGAGCGGGAATGTTAAAGATACAAATCAACCAAGTCCACTATCAAGATTGGAAGCTCTCAATCATACGTAAAATATTAGCTTATTGTTAGCATTGCCACATGTTAGCCAACTAATTATCCACCTTCAAATGTTAGCCAACTAATGATCCACCTTCAATTGTTAGACAACTAATTATCCACCTTCAATTGTTAGACAACTAATTATACACCGTCCATTGTAGTTATGCTTTTCTTGTACTATAAATACCTATGTAATTCCTCTTGTAAATAACAACTTAATCAatacaaattattattattattcacatATACTTTATACCCGAATTCTAGGAGCAAGTCGTATTCTTATGCAACTACCAGCCGATAAAtaattacacaaattcttgtttaacaCCGGATAAGGCAAAAGTAGAATGCCGAGATATTAGCAAAACTTATCTTGTTTATGCGAATGGAATACTATTTAATCCGTTTTAATCTTAAGACGGATATGAAATAAATAAAGGTTAGAAAAACCATGGGCTATGGTATAATATCTATTGAACTATCAACACTTAGTCGAAAATTTGACCTGTGGGCTATGGCATAATATCTATTGAACTACATCCATTCTCTTGTACGACGgtctttttcgtgtttttttggcaaaatgtgaccactttttggTAATAGTTACCACTTTAAAAAAAAGTCATTTTTTAGTCATAGAAAGTGGTCAGTATTTATTAAAAGGTGGTCATATTCTTTCTCGTCGTACAATAAAATTTGCGATTGAACTAGCATAATTTAGTCCAGCAATTTCTAATTCTTGATTTTGTTACAGTATTGTGGAGAGCATAGGAGAGGAAGTTAATGAGTTTGAAAAAGGAGATTTCGTAGTGCCAGTGTTATTGGCCAACTGTAAGGAATGTATCGACTGCAAGTCTACGAAAAGCAATCAATGTGAAACGCTGCCGTTTAAGATGTCACCATTTATGCCAAGAGATGATACAAGTAGATTCACAGATATGAACGGGGAAGCCTTGTACCATTGTTTACATATCTCGAGTTTCAGCCAGTATAcagttgttgatgttgctcatgTTGTCAAGATTAACCCTGCTATCCCACCTGATAGAGCTTGCCTTCTTAGCTGCGGACTTTCCACTGGTACTTAATTCTTGCTTTATTTTCTGGTATGATACGGTCTCAGATGTGAGACTAACCTAATTAAATGAACTTGTTTCTGAAAGCAAAAGTGATGTGCAGGAGTTGGTGCTGCTTGGAAAACAGCTCAAGTCGAAGCAGGATCAACAGTTGCTATTTTTGGCTTAGGAGTCATTGGATTAGCGGTATGCGTCTTACTCTAAGTAATAATTAAGACTGTAAAGTAATCTTTCACAATGCAAGGATATGATTTGATGCTTCTGGTTGGGCTGTCTTTTTCTTATGCAAAGGTCGCTGAGGGTGCAAGACTATGCGGAGCTAACAGAATCATTGGCATTGATTTAAATCCTGCCAAATTCGAATCAGGTAAGCTGTGTTACTGGGGTTTGTACAATTTCTTGCGCGAGACTTCTGAATTATTTGTATGAATTCTTGATGAGCACTCTCTGCAATTACTTCTCATAATCGCGCTTTCTGCAGGAAAGAAGTTTGGAGTCACCGACTTTGTGAGCCCTCAAAACATAGGGACTAAATCAGTCAGTGAGGTCCTGATCTTTCCTTCAACCTGTCTGTTTCCACAGATGTTCTGATTTTCCTGTTTGCAGCATTATTTTTCGTGATTTTGGATTACTTCCCGTTTCTAAATTTTTTTCCTTCCTCAATTTTTTTCTCGCACCATGACATTTAGATTCAAATTAAAGTACTCCGTAATTGGTGGTTATTCCAAGTAGTattatacggagtaatattttattgtaagAACGGTTTCATGAGATTTTTTGTGTTAAAAATGGATGCAGGTTATTAAAGAAAtgacaggaggaggaggagcagatTACTGCTTTGAGTGTGTAGGCATGTCATCTTTGGTGCGAGAAGCCTATGATTGCTGTCGAAAGGTCTTTTTCTCCAACTATTATCACAGTACAAGCAGTTATCTGAGAGTGGAAGTAAGTGACATGGTAGGATTAACTATTACTAATTTACTACCATTGTACGAACACAGGGATGGGGGAAGACGGTGGTTGTTGGCGTTGATAACCCAAAGTCGGACATAAACTTAAACTGTTATGACGTGTTACACCATGGAAAGACTTTGATAGGGTCCTTATTTGGAGGCCTTAAGGCCAAATCTGATGTTCCAACTCTTGTCAACTGGTACTTGGACAAGGTACATTATTATTTTTCCCTTGTCACTAGTTATTAATTTGCATTTTGGTGTCCTCTTCAAATTGTTTGCAACAAATACATTCATCACACAGTACTGCACTCGATCACATACAGAGTCACGGTCTTACATTTACATATTGGTAATGCATAGTCGCTTACTCGCTTGGAAAAGGTTATTGTAATTAAATATGCCTTGTCAAATTAAGGGAACTGATTTTTTtacttgtttttttattgttatcaGAAATTACAGTTAGATGAATTTGTAACACATGAGATGAAGATTGAAGATGTCAATGAAGCATTTGAGTTGCTTCTTGAGGGGAATTGTCTTCGATGCGTTTTATGGATGGATAAATGAGGAGAATTTAAACCCTTCAATGCGACCTTACAAATTTGAGGGCTTTACAATTTTGTAATCCCTTTATATGTATGGCACATTTGGCTTAGGTGGTATTCACTGTTTTTACCGGACGATCTAATGATAAGACGAATTTAATAAGTGTCACATACTTTCTCCAGTAAGTGGGTTATACATTTGATGTAGTACATCAAATatgatatagtttttgagcattaagataaagtttttgagttttaatctaaattttttg is a window encoding:
- the LOC141611512 gene encoding alcohol dehydrogenase-like 7 isoform X1 is translated as MTSVGKPIHCKAAVAREAGKPLVIEEVVVAPPKAHEVRIKIICTSLCHSDITLWKWKEPPGYFPRILGHESAGIVESIGEEVNEFEKGDFVVPVLLANCKECIDCKSTKSNQCETLPFKMSPFMPRDDTSRFTDMNGEALYHCLHISSFSQYTVVDVAHVVKINPAIPPDRACLLSCGLSTGVGAAWKTAQVEAGSTVAIFGLGVIGLAVAEGARLCGANRIIGIDLNPAKFESGKKFGVTDFVSPQNIGTKSVSEGWGKTVVVGVDNPKSDINLNCYDVLHHGKTLIGSLFGGLKAKSDVPTLVNWYLDKKLQLDEFVTHEMKIEDVNEAFELLLEGNCLRCVLWMDK
- the LOC141611512 gene encoding alcohol dehydrogenase-like 7 isoform X2, whose translation is MTSVGKPIHCKAAVAREAGKPLVIEEVVVAPPKAHEVRIKIICTSLCHSDITLWKWKEPPGYFPRILGHESAGIVESIGEEVNEFEKGDFVVPVLLANCKECIDCKSTKSNQCETLPFKMSPFMPRDDTSRFTDMNGEALYHCLHISSFSQYTVVDVAHVVKINPAIPPDRACLLSCGLSTGVGAAWKTAQVEAGSTVAIFGLGVIGLAVAEGARLCGANRIIGIDLNPAKFESGKKFGVTDFVSPQNIGTKSVSEVIKEMTGGGGADYCFECVGMSSLVREAYDCCRKGWGKTVVVGVDNPKSDINLNCYDVLHHGKTLIGSLFGGLKAKSDVPTLVNWYLDKKLQLDEFVTHEMKIEDVNEAFELLLEGNCLRCVLWMDK